The genome window AGAGGATATCTTGATATAGTTAAACTGCTTCTTGAAAAAGAAGCAGACCCAAACGTCCAGAGTAATGAAGGAAATACACCTCTCCATCTATCAGTTATAGCAAGCTCCGCAGATATAGCCTATGAGCTTATATCCCATGGTGCCAATAAGGAAATAAAAAATAAATTTGGAAAAACACCCTTAGATTTAGCAATGGAACTCAATGATGAGAAGATGATTAAGATTTTATCCTAAAGGGTTAAATGCAAAAAATAAGAGTAGTAGAGATATTTTCTTCCATAGAAGGTGAAGGCAGGCTAATAGGATATCCAGTTTCTTTTATCAGGCTGGAAGGATGCAATCTCAGATGTTCCTGGTGTGATACCCCTTATTCCTATGATACAGAGAACTATAAACTGATGTCTATTGAAGAAATACTAACTGCAATAAAAGATTTTTCCAATAAAAAAGTATGTATAACAGGGGGAGAACCTCTTTTTAATGAAAAATTTGATATTTTACTGGAAACTTTACTTAAAGAAGGATATTACATAATAATTGAAACAAACGGAACTATTTACAGAAATATTATAGGAAGTCTCTTTCCTTCTTACAAAAATGTTCTTTATATAGTTTGCTCACCGAAGCCAGCAAGTAATTATATGGTTCATGAAAATTTAAAACCTTTTGTTTCTG of Persephonella sp. IF05-L8 contains these proteins:
- a CDS encoding 7-carboxy-7-deazaguanine synthase QueE, which gives rise to MQKIRVVEIFSSIEGEGRLIGYPVSFIRLEGCNLRCSWCDTPYSYDTENYKLMSIEEILTAIKDFSNKKVCITGGEPLFNEKFDILLETLLKEGYYIIIETNGTIYRNIIGSLFPSYKNVLYIVCSPKPASNYMVHENLKPFVSEIKLVVDNNLTENIVAAFKDFPITLQPEGNKQEYFIKALNIQKSLVKRNIEVRVIPQIHKIFNID